In the genome of Candidatus Methylacidithermus pantelleriae, the window GCTCGTACAGCAACCCCCTCACGATCCAAGATCGTAGCCACGTCGTGGGCGTGCACTCCTTCCACCACGAAAGAAACGATCGCTATTCGCTCCTTAGGATCGGCCACGAGCCGGATTCCGGGAAGGGAGGACAACTGGTTCTGGGCGTAGTCGATTAACTTTTGTTCGTGCGACCGGATCGTATCCATTCCCACGGAACGCAGGTATTGAAGCGCCACTGCCAAGCCCACCGCTCCCGCGACATTGGGAGTGCCCGCCTCAAACCGTCGGGGAGGGGGAGCTACAAGCGTTCGGTCCCAAAAAACCGCCTGGATCATTCCACCTCCCCCTTGGTAGGGGGGTAAGCGTTCCAAACATTCCCACCTACCGTAAAGAACCCCGATTCCCATGGGACCCAGCGCCTTGTGACCCGAAAAGGCATAAAAATCACACTCCAGCTCTTGAACATCTACCGGAATATGGCCGGCAGCCTGGGCACCATCGACCACCACGACGGCTCCAAACCGGTGAGCGAGCCTTGCCAGATGCCGAACCGGATTGAGGGTTCCGAGTACGTTGGAGGCATGAGGAAAGGTAACAATCCGAGTCTTATCAGTAAGCTTTCGTTCCCAATCTTCGCAATCAATCTCTCCATTGTCCAAAATCCTGGCCACCTGAAGGCGCACGCCGGTGACTTCGGCAACCCACTGCCAGGGGACGATATTGGAATGATGCTCCATTTCCGTAAGAAGGATCTCATCGCCCGGATGAAGAACCGCGCGTCCTAAACACCAG includes:
- a CDS encoding aminotransferase class V-fold PLP-dependent enzyme yields the protein YLDNAATTQKPSPVLEAMERFYREHNANIQRGVHELAEEATQLYEEARQEVAQFLKAGSPREIVFVRGTTEALNLLAWCLGRAVLHPGDEILLTEMEHHSNIVPWQWVAEVTGVRLQVARILDNGEIDCEDWERKLTDKTRIVTFPHASNVLGTLNPVRHLARLAHRFGAVVVVDGAQAAGHIPVDVQELECDFYAFSGHKALGPMGIGVLYGRWECLERLPPYQGGGGMIQAVFWDRTLVAPPPRRFEAGTPNVAGAVGLAVALQYLRSVGMDTIRSHEQKLIDYAQNQLSSLPGIRLVADPKERIAIVSFVVEGVHAHDVATILDREGVAVRAGHHCAMPLMNRLGFSGTVRASFALYNTFQEVDQLVLGLKKVWEIFGHG